CCAGTTTTTCCCGTTCAGCCACGGGCGGGGCGGGGGCATTCAGCGCTGCGGGTTCTGTCGAATAGGGCAAGGCGGCGATTCCTCTTCTTCTGTGCAAGAGTTGTCGCCGGGCCGGACGGGTTCAAGGGGCTTTCGGCGCGGCGGTCGCGTCATGATGCACAATCCTGTATCCCGCCGCATACAGACCTCTTGCACTTGTCGCCGGGCGTGCCCATAACTGATGCAAATTCCTATGGGGGAGGTGCAGGAAAACGATGCGTGCGCGTATCTATCAACCGGCCAAGACCGCGATGCAGTCGGGCATGGCAAAGACCGAACATTGGGTGCTGGAATTCGCGCCGGCCTCGGCCCGCGACATCGACCCGCTTATGGGCTGGACGGGGTCGACCGACACCCAGGCCCAGGTGCGCATGAAATTCGACACCCGCGAAGCCGCCGAAGACTATGCCCGCCGCCACGGGATCGAAGCCACCGTGCTGCACCCCAAGAAGCGCAAGCACAATGTCCGCCCCACGGGATATGCGGAGAATTTCGCGCCCAGCCGCAGGGGGGCGTGGACCCACTGAAAGCCCGCCACTGGGCCGCTGGCCGAAAC
The genomic region above belongs to Rhodovulum sp. P5 and contains:
- a CDS encoding ETC complex I subunit — translated: MRARIYQPAKTAMQSGMAKTEHWVLEFAPASARDIDPLMGWTGSTDTQAQVRMKFDTREAAEDYARRHGIEATVLHPKKRKHNVRPTGYAENFAPSRRGAWTH